The nucleotide sequence GCCTGGTTTTAAATGAATCCTTGTAATATTTTTTCTAAAATCCGGAATACTGTTAAATGCTTCTTGAATGGTTTTAAAATCACCAGAACCATCTTTGGCTACCACAATGTCAAAATCCTGAGCACTTACCCTATGACTGAATATCATGGAAATCAGGAAACATACATTAAATAAAATCTTCATAAGTCGGGTTATTTGATCAGTTCATACTGCAAAGAAGCAAGGATGAATGGGCCTACTCCCTTGGGGTCATTAATCCTTATCGGTTCATTAATATAATATTCATAAGAACCATCTCTATAAGGGTTCCCCCCCAATCCGGCAACACCGCAAACATTGGTGATGCTTATCCCTCCATCCTCATCTTCGCGAATAAATTCTTTTATCAAACCATTATAGGCATTTATTCCAGCATCTTTATATTTTTTATCCAAATACCCCTTGGAAGATCCCTTAAGTAGGAAATAAGCAAACATACTTGAACATGAAGATTCCAAATAGTTTCCTTCACGACCACCTTGGTCCACAACTTGGTACCAAACACCCGTTTCATCTTGGTATTTCACAATTCCTGCAGCTATTTTCTTAGCTACATCAATAATCATATTTCGCTTAGGATGATTTTCAGGCAAATAGTCCAAAACATCCACCACGGCCATGCTAAACCAACCAATACTTCTACCCCAATAGTTTTTGGAAAGGCCTGTTTCTGGATCAGCCCACTTCTGCTGCTTGCTCTCATCCCATGCATGATGGTAAAGGCCAGTTTCTTCACTGTAACCATATTTATCCATAACGTAAATTTGATTGGCGACATCATCAAAAAGCTCAGGTTCATCAAATTCCGCAGCATATCTTGCCAAAAATGGAGATCCCATATATAACCCATCCAACCACATTTGATGGGGGTATACTTTTTTGTGCCAAAAACCTCCCTCAGAATTTCTAGGGTGATTTCTCATCTGATCCCTTAATTCCTCTACTGCTAGTTGATACTTCTCTTTACCTGTTTCTTCGTAGAGTCCAATCAAAAATTTCCCTCCGTTTACCCTGTCAATATTAAAATCTGACTTTTTATAGGTTTTGATTTCACCTTGATCATTGATCATGAAATCTGCAAAGTTCATGATATAATCCAAAAATCTTTCCTCACCAGTCTTTTCATAAACCTGCTCCATAGCTGTCATGATAAGACCATGAGTGTATTCCCACTTTGGTTTTTCGTTGAAGTCCAATGTCCACCCCTTGGGGTTTCTTTTAATTTCTGAATCAGCCATCCAAGTAGAATACACTTGTGTATTCTCTTCATTTCCTGTACTCTTGGCCTCACCACTATTTTCTTCTACGGTTTTTGATTGACAAGAAAATAATCCCACTATAAGCGATAGTGCAAGAAATATTTTTTTCGTAACAACTGGTTTTTGGGTCATACACATAGCGCAAAGGTTATTTTTCTAAAATTATTAACTACAAGGTCTTATACGAAAATTACTTAAATCCAACACCTTAGTCGTTTCTAATTGTTATGGGAAACAAAACGACCTCTGAAAAAATGAAATTCAAATGAATTTGTCCAAAAAATGCTGCAAGAACCTTTTTAATATCATTGGATGTATTCATGTTATTTGGGATTTTAATTGACTATTTATAAGAAGCCCAGGTTTCAAATCAAACAGAAATATCTCCTTCAAGCGAAGGAGACATTTCGTATCATTAACCCTAAACTAATTATATAATATTCTTAATTATCCCTCTGAAAGTGAAAACACTCACCTATCAAAAGGATGATTACTCCATTTGTACATTACAATGAGCAATCGATTGCATAGTTAATTATTTTTTATGACACTTTAAAATTTTATCCTAAAAAATCGATAAAATAATCATAAATAAGTCGATTTAAGGACTAATACAAAGCCTTTATACTTAAAATCTATCCAATAACAATAAAAAAATATTATTTATTTTTCTTGACTTAGGAGAAATAAATAAACTATATTGCGCAAACGATTACATCTATAAATTGGTATTGATGTAAGATAATACCATTACCCATTATTATATAATGCCAAAAAGCTTTGAGTGGACAGTCAATAAAATTTATATGACTTAAGTTAAAGTTAAGTAGTACATTTGAGTTTTTGGCAACCTGACTAAAGCGATGAACAAAAGAAAAAAAGCGACCATCCATGATATAGCTTCAAAATTGGGGATAACTGCAAGCACAGTCTCTAGGGCTTTAAACAATCACCCTAGAATCAGCGATTCCACCAAAAAGCTTGTTCAAAAAGCCGCCAGGGAAGTAAATTACCAGCCCAATAATATAGCAGCTGCCTTAAGAAACGGTAAAAGCAAATTAATTGGAATCATAGTCCCTACGGCCAATAGAAATTTCTTTTCATCCGTGGTCAGAGGGATAGAAGAAATAGCCAACCAGCTCAATTATAAAGTAATCATTAGCCAATCCTACGAAAATTTCGAAAAGGAAACACAAACGGTAGATGCATTGCTAAGTGCACGCGTAGATGGCATCATCATGTCAATAGGAAAAAACACAGATAATTTTGAGCACTTGGAAAGGGTGGTAGAAAAAGGCATTCCCCTTGTTTTGTTTGACAGGATAACCGAAGAGGTAGAGGTAAACCAAGTAGTAATTGATGACTATATAGGCGCTTATAAATCTGTCGAGCATTTGATTGATAACGGTTATACAAAAATTGCCCACTTCACCAATCCCAGGAAAATAAACATTTATAGTGAAAGGCTCAGGGGATATACAGATGCCCTTAAAGACAATGGACTCCCCTTTGATCAAAACTTGATCATTGAAAGTAATATGCAGCTTGAAGATGGGCAACAAAGCACATTAAAGATGTTGGATGAGGGAATAGAATTTGATGCCATTTTTTCCTCCAGTGACTATGCCGCCATGGGCGCTTTACAAATCCTCAAAGACAAGGGCATAAGTGTGCCAGAAGAAGTGGGCATTGCTGGTTTTGGTAATGAACCGTTTACATCATTTACCACCCCTTCATTGACTACAGTCGATCAAGTGAGTATTCCGATGGGAAATGTAGCTGCAGAGTTATTCTTTGAGCTACTTAAAGCTGACCCCAAAAAATTTGTCCCCCAAAAAACGGTACTCAAACCAGAGCTGATCGTACGAGGTTCCTCCACCAGGAAAATAAAATAAGCCATTATAAGTAAAATCATTATAGTTAAATAAACGAATAAAAAATGTTGGACGAAGTGAGCAATCGATTGCGCGATAGCAATAAGAAATTCCTTGATGAGGATTTTTTGCTGCAAAGTGACTTTGCACGAATTCTTTACCATGATCACGCAAAGGGTTTAC is from Echinicola marina and encodes:
- a CDS encoding glycoside hydrolase family 88/105 protein — its product is MTQKPVVTKKIFLALSLIVGLFSCQSKTVEENSGEAKSTGNEENTQVYSTWMADSEIKRNPKGWTLDFNEKPKWEYTHGLIMTAMEQVYEKTGEERFLDYIMNFADFMINDQGEIKTYKKSDFNIDRVNGGKFLIGLYEETGKEKYQLAVEELRDQMRNHPRNSEGGFWHKKVYPHQMWLDGLYMGSPFLARYAAEFDEPELFDDVANQIYVMDKYGYSEETGLYHHAWDESKQQKWADPETGLSKNYWGRSIGWFSMAVVDVLDYLPENHPKRNMIIDVAKKIAAGIVKYQDETGVWYQVVDQGGREGNYLESSCSSMFAYFLLKGSSKGYLDKKYKDAGINAYNGLIKEFIREDEDGGISITNVCGVAGLGGNPYRDGSYEYYINEPIRINDPKGVGPFILASLQYELIK
- a CDS encoding LacI family DNA-binding transcriptional regulator, which codes for MNKRKKATIHDIASKLGITASTVSRALNNHPRISDSTKKLVQKAAREVNYQPNNIAAALRNGKSKLIGIIVPTANRNFFSSVVRGIEEIANQLNYKVIISQSYENFEKETQTVDALLSARVDGIIMSIGKNTDNFEHLERVVEKGIPLVLFDRITEEVEVNQVVIDDYIGAYKSVEHLIDNGYTKIAHFTNPRKINIYSERLRGYTDALKDNGLPFDQNLIIESNMQLEDGQQSTLKMLDEGIEFDAIFSSSDYAAMGALQILKDKGISVPEEVGIAGFGNEPFTSFTTPSLTTVDQVSIPMGNVAAELFFELLKADPKKFVPQKTVLKPELIVRGSSTRKIK